The following coding sequences are from one Candidatus Eisenbacteria bacterium window:
- the trmD gene encoding tRNA (guanosine(37)-N1)-methyltransferase TrmD, with protein MTIHVLTGFPRIFDGPLDEGMIRVARTKGLADIRVVPLRDFADDNHRTIDDYPYGGGPGMILKVEPVARAIDSLPPPAGTRRETILLTPQGERLDQELVKKLLFSGDLVLLSGRYKGVDERVRAFATREVSIGDYVLSGGEFAALVLIDAVVRLVPGVLGSFDSAAGDSFETGLLDCGYYTRPEEFRGMKVPDLLLSGDHGAIERWRRRDALARSLSRRPDLLGRADLSGEDHLLLQELGWEGASPPPAKKRRKR; from the coding sequence CTGACGATCCACGTCCTGACCGGATTCCCACGGATATTCGATGGCCCGCTCGATGAGGGGATGATCCGCGTGGCCCGGACAAAGGGGCTCGCCGACATCCGTGTCGTTCCCCTGCGCGACTTCGCCGACGACAACCACCGGACCATCGACGACTATCCCTACGGCGGAGGCCCGGGGATGATCCTGAAGGTGGAACCCGTCGCGCGGGCGATCGATTCCCTGCCGCCGCCCGCCGGGACTCGCCGCGAAACGATACTCCTGACCCCGCAGGGGGAGAGGCTCGACCAGGAGCTGGTCAAGAAGCTCCTCTTCTCGGGCGATCTGGTGCTTCTCTCCGGACGCTACAAGGGAGTGGACGAGAGGGTGCGCGCCTTCGCGACCCGGGAGGTCTCCATCGGCGACTACGTCCTCTCCGGGGGAGAGTTCGCGGCGCTTGTGTTGATCGATGCGGTGGTGCGGCTTGTGCCAGGCGTCCTCGGCTCCTTCGACTCGGCCGCCGGAGATTCGTTCGAGACCGGATTGCTCGACTGCGGCTACTACACGAGACCCGAGGAGTTCCGGGGGATGAAGGTCCCCGATCTCCTCCTCTCGGGAGACCATGGTGCGATCGAGCGCTGGCGCCGGCGCGACGCGCTCGCCCGCTCTCTGAGCCGCAGGCCCGACCTGCTTGGACGGGCCGACTTGAGCGGAGAGGATCACCTTCTTCTGCAGGAGCTGGGCTGGGAAGGGGCCTCCCCGCCCCCCGCGAAAAAGCGGCGGAAAAGGTAG
- the rplS gene encoding 50S ribosomal protein L19: MDLLKKVEAPHVRADLPRFGPGDTVRVHVKVIEGDKERTQVFQGTVLGLRGSGLGRSFTVRKVTDGVGVERIFPIHSPSIAKVEVTRLGRVRRAKLSYLKELKGKSARIRERERGSKETTAS; the protein is encoded by the coding sequence ATGGATCTGCTCAAGAAAGTCGAGGCCCCTCATGTGCGGGCCGATCTGCCCCGGTTCGGTCCGGGGGACACCGTTCGAGTTCACGTGAAGGTGATCGAGGGGGACAAGGAGAGGACGCAGGTCTTCCAGGGAACCGTGCTTGGCCTTCGGGGCAGCGGCCTCGGCCGGAGCTTCACGGTTCGCAAGGTCACCGATGGGGTCGGAGTCGAGAGGATCTTCCCGATCCACTCGCCGAGCATCGCGAAGGTCGAGGTCACGCGGCTCGGCAGGGTGCGCCGCGCGAAGCTCTCCTATCTGAAGGAGCTCAAGGGGAAGTCGGCCCGGATCCGGGAACGTGAGAGGGGAAGCAAGGAAACCACGGCAAGCTGA
- a CDS encoding ribonuclease HII, translated as MRGEARKPRQAERRPGHRLPSGRWEAALRRAGSLRVAGTDEVGRGCLAGPVVAAAVILKPNRPIPGLRDSKLLSPGERRRLVPLILAACEAFGVGSASVHEIDRLNIRRASFRAMLRAIARLRPPPDHLIVDGFAIPGLAIAQTPLVSGDRLCRSVAAASVLAKVLRDRRMDRLHLLYPAYRFQENRGYPTPEHLRALEAYGPCPLHRRSFAPVRRLLEGPLSLPL; from the coding sequence GTGAGAGGGGAAGCAAGGAAACCACGGCAAGCTGAGCGGCGTCCGGGGCACAGGCTCCCGAGCGGCAGATGGGAAGCGGCCCTGCGGCGAGCGGGGTCGCTTCGTGTCGCAGGAACGGATGAGGTCGGGCGGGGCTGTCTTGCGGGGCCGGTGGTCGCGGCGGCGGTGATCCTCAAGCCCAATCGTCCGATCCCGGGATTGCGCGACTCCAAGCTTCTCTCGCCGGGGGAACGAAGGCGCCTCGTTCCGTTGATCCTAGCCGCTTGCGAGGCGTTCGGAGTCGGCTCGGCGTCCGTCCATGAGATCGACAGGTTGAACATCCGCCGCGCTTCCTTCCGCGCCATGCTTCGCGCCATCGCCCGCCTTCGTCCTCCGCCGGACCATCTGATCGTTGATGGCTTCGCCATCCCGGGGCTCGCGATCGCCCAGACGCCTCTGGTCTCGGGGGACCGTCTCTGCCGGAGCGTCGCGGCCGCCTCCGTCCTCGCGAAGGTCCTTCGCGATCGGCGGATGGACCGTCTCCACCTTCTCTATCCGGCCTATCGATTCCAGGAGAACCGCGGATATCCGACGCCGGAGCACCTGCGCGCGCTCGAAGCCTACGGCCCCTGCCCCCTCCATCGACGGAGCTTCGCGCCGGTGAGGCGGCTCCTGGAAGGCCCGCTCAGTCTCCCCCTCTGA
- a CDS encoding YraN family protein — MESRCGNAERSARGAAAETIAAAYLRLRGCEIVGRNVRAGGGEIDIVARRGDWLLLVEVRFRRDDRFGLPVETIRGRKRDAIRRAAHAYLSGAGGRPACWRCDIVSVDLLGDGDMRVRHYPNAIPL; from the coding sequence ATGGAGTCTCGATGCGGGAATGCCGAGCGGTCGGCGCGGGGCGCGGCCGCCGAGACGATCGCGGCCGCCTACCTTCGCCTGCGCGGCTGCGAAATTGTGGGACGCAACGTCAGGGCCGGAGGAGGCGAGATCGACATCGTGGCCCGCCGCGGCGACTGGCTCCTCCTTGTGGAGGTCCGCTTCCGGCGAGATGATCGCTTCGGCCTGCCGGTGGAAACGATCCGGGGGCGAAAGCGCGACGCGATCCGCCGGGCCGCCCACGCCTATCTGTCCGGAGCGGGCGGCCGGCCCGCCTGTTGGAGATGCGACATCGTCTCCGTCGATTTGCTTGGCGACGGTGACATGAGGGTGCGCCACTACCCGAACGCGATCCCTCTCTGA
- the meaB gene encoding methylmalonyl Co-A mutase-associated GTPase MeaB: MAVRDLRSSRDWHDAGAGSEDVSGASFLLDSGSSRNRLTALALPCQFQPYQWVAVPEREALLASRRTDEIEDLAQRVRSGDRRAISRAISWIEDQTPAGRKLLDRLYSPRPRSHRVGITGPPGSGKSTIVSELTRLLRARGEQVGILAVDPSSPFTGGAILGDRIRMQSHQGDPGVFIRSMASRGSLGGLATATYEASEALEAAGCSRILFETVGVGQSELEIIEAADTTVLVLVPESGDGVQVMKAGLMEAGDIFVINKSDREGGDRLHKEISLMIEMGRERRGAVAAPSSAGLGLPRDRGLARGVSETAWERRICRTVALRGEGMDDLLASIEAHRDQIQSDAAVWSARQEQRLDSRLRTQLRDRILHGLWKAGHLEEWIGDGLGRIRRGEISPYGLVDELVRRLLPEDRPAGIEAGKGGDR; encoded by the coding sequence ATGGCAGTCCGCGACCTCCGGTCGTCCAGGGATTGGCACGATGCTGGAGCGGGTTCTGAGGATGTCTCCGGGGCCAGTTTCCTCTTGGATTCGGGATCTTCGCGAAACCGGTTGACCGCTCTCGCCCTGCCCTGTCAGTTTCAACCATATCAATGGGTTGCCGTTCCTGAGAGGGAGGCTCTCTTGGCGTCGCGCCGGACCGATGAGATCGAGGATCTCGCGCAGAGAGTGAGGAGTGGGGACCGCAGGGCGATCTCGCGGGCCATTTCTTGGATCGAGGATCAGACGCCCGCTGGCCGCAAGCTCCTCGATCGCCTCTACTCCCCGCGTCCCCGCTCCCACCGGGTGGGGATCACGGGGCCGCCCGGATCGGGCAAGAGCACGATCGTCAGCGAGCTGACGCGCCTCCTGCGCGCGCGCGGCGAGCAGGTCGGGATCCTCGCGGTCGATCCATCGAGCCCGTTCACGGGTGGCGCGATCCTCGGAGATCGGATCCGGATGCAGTCCCATCAGGGCGATCCGGGTGTCTTCATCAGGAGCATGGCCAGCCGAGGCAGCCTCGGCGGGCTCGCCACCGCGACCTACGAGGCGAGCGAGGCGCTCGAGGCCGCCGGATGCTCCCGGATCCTCTTCGAGACGGTCGGCGTCGGCCAGTCGGAGCTCGAGATCATCGAGGCGGCCGACACGACGGTTCTGGTCCTGGTGCCCGAATCGGGGGACGGCGTGCAAGTGATGAAGGCCGGGCTCATGGAGGCCGGCGACATCTTCGTGATCAACAAGTCCGATCGCGAAGGAGGGGATCGTCTCCACAAGGAGATCTCCCTCATGATCGAGATGGGGCGAGAGCGCCGCGGGGCGGTCGCCGCGCCGTCATCCGCCGGGCTCGGGCTGCCCCGGGATCGGGGCCTTGCGCGAGGGGTTTCCGAGACGGCGTGGGAGAGGCGGATCTGCCGCACCGTCGCGCTGCGGGGCGAGGGGATGGACGATCTCCTCGCATCCATCGAGGCGCATCGCGACCAGATCCAGTCCGACGCCGCGGTCTGGTCGGCGCGACAGGAGCAGCGGCTCGACTCGCGGCTGCGCACCCAGCTCCGCGATCGAATCCTCCACGGCCTCTGGAAGGCCGGACATCTGGAGGAGTGGATAGGCGATGGGCTGGGCCGGATCCGCAGGGGGGAGATATCCCCCTACGGACTGGTGGACGAGCTCGTGCGGAGGCTCTTGCCTGAGGATCGGCCGGCCGGCATCGAGGCCGGCAAGGGAGGGGATCGATGA